One Rosa chinensis cultivar Old Blush chromosome 5, RchiOBHm-V2, whole genome shotgun sequence genomic region harbors:
- the LOC112164975 gene encoding rust resistance kinase Lr10 isoform X1 — MKIIRFITSRILYLLPSLSNYRYYHFDMDYQLLLVSVVIYSAITKYPSHGLHFLHHTGVFQAVKLSFGLPFITALLIYKWRRRHFSMYDNIEDFLQSDNNLMPVRYSYSEIKKMASGFKDKLGEGGFGTVYKAKLRSGRLVAIKILSKSKTNGQDFINEVATIGRIRHVNVVRLIGFCVDHSNRALIYDFMSNGSLDKYIFSQQSAISLSCEKIFEIAVGVARGIQYLHQGCNMRILHFDLKPHNILLDENFTAKISDFGLARLYPLDNSIVSLTAARGTIGYMAPELFYKNIGGVSYKADVYSFGMLMLEMAGRRKNLNAAIDHSSEFSQIYFPTWVSDQLNQGKEIEIGDATEDEMKIIKKMIIVASWCIQMKPIERPSMSKVVQMLEGEIESLQIPPKPYLYPQQITVDDVEDNLSATHASRMTESTELNLSADAN, encoded by the exons ATGAAGATCATAAGATTCATCACATCCAGAATCCTATACCTCT TGCCATCTCTATCTAACTACCGTTATTATCATTTCGACATGGATTACCAGCTGCTTCTGGTCTCTGTGGTCATTTACAGCG CAATCACTAAATATCCTTCTCATGGATTACATTTTCTGCACCACACAGGAGTGTTCCAAGCAGTGAAACTATCCTTTGGCCTTCCATTTATAACTGCATTACTAATATACAAATGGCGAAGGAGGCACTTCTCAATGTATGACAATATAGAAGACTTTCTGCAGAGTGACAATAATCTCATGCCAGTAAGGTACTCTTACTCAGAAATCAAAAAGATGGCTAGCGGATTCAAGGACAAATTGGGTGAAGGAGGCTTTGGCACCGTGTACAAGGCAAAGCTCCGCAGTGGTCGCCTTGTGGCCATCAAGATTTTGAGCAAGTCCAAAACTAATGGGCAAGATTTTATCAATGAGGTTGCTACTATCGGAAGGATTCGCCATGTTAACGTGGTGCGACTTATAGGCTTCTGTGTTGACCATTCAAACCGTGCACTTATTTATGATTTCATGTCAAATGGCTCTCTTGACAAGTACATTTTTTCTCAGCAAAGTGCTATCTCCTTAAGCTGTGAGAAAATATTTGAGATTGCAGTTGGAGTGGCTCGTGGAATCCAGTATCTCCATCAAGGATGTAACATGCGAATTTTGCATTTTGACCTCAAGCCTCACAACATTCTTCTTGACGAGAATTTTACTGCCAAGATTTCTGATTTTGGATTAGCAAGGCTATACCCATTGGATAACAGCATTGTGTCTTTGACTGCAGCAAGAGGAACCATAGGATATATGGCTCCAGAGTTATTCTACAAAAACATTGGAGGTGTATCATACAAAGCAGATGTGTATAGTTTTGGTATGCTAATGTTGGAAATGGCTGGTAGAAGGAAGAACTTGAATGCAGCCATAGATCATTCAAGCGAATTTAGCCAAATCTACTTTCCTACATGGGTTTCTGATCAATTGAATCAAGGGAAGGAGATCGAAATCGGAGATGCCACTGAAGATGAAATGAAAATCATTAAGAAGATGATCATAGTGGCATCGTGGTGCATACAAATGAAGCCTATTGAACGCCCTTCAATGAGCAAAGTAGTACAAATGCTTGAAGGAGAAATTGAGAGCCTCCAAATACCTCCAAAGCCTTA
- the LOC112203909 gene encoding LOW QUALITY PROTEIN: rust resistance kinase Lr10 (The sequence of the model RefSeq protein was modified relative to this genomic sequence to represent the inferred CDS: deleted 2 bases in 1 codon), which produces MTDWDVLVKSMLSHLISVCMHDFCEDVDVVHGGGVGRENCTETRCSSDGPAIRFPFRLKGRQPVQCGSPGFDLACTNDNQTLLQMPSSSKLFVTEINYKSQTIEAELAPDCLDGDIFDLGSSSTFKYVGNASLFSCPPSTVRDQYITAYPYKYNSRCLARLSPCHGNPGNQIFAFRTGCCSIDNIPLVSCTKVHDYLDYLAYTDDYIFGNIYSRVSLYWSIPSCKFHCKEKGELCRFTNQTDPQIQCLDRPKARAGKKRFEFSITLGHVIVCIGLFIVVTHILISTGAIISYPFCTKRQENQLRIKRFLDDYRALKLSRYSYADIKRITEQFKEKLGQGAYGTVFKGKLSSELLVAVKILNNSNEKGEDFINEVGTMSQIHHVNVVRLVGYCADGFIRALVYEFLPNGPLQNFLSSADNESSFLGWDKLQHIALGIAKGIEYIHQGCEQQILHFDIKPHNVLLDHDFTPKVSDFGLAKLCSKDQSTVSMTAARGTMGYIAPEVFSRNFGKVSYKADVYSFGTLADVYSFGTLLLEMVGGRKNFKVMEGSTSQVYFPEWIYNLLEQGNDLRIHIGDEGNVEIAKKLAVVGLWCIQWHPIDRPSMKTVVQMLEREGDNLTMPPNPFASTSSLS; this is translated from the exons ATGACTGATTGGGATGTGCTAGTCAAGTCAATGCTGAGCCACTTGATATCTGTATGCATGCATGATTTCTGCGAAG ATGTAGATGTTGTGCATGGTGGAGGAGTAGGTCGTGAAAATTGCACAGAAACAAGATGTAGCAGCGATGGCCCAGCTATCCGGTTCCCATTTCGACTGAAAGGTAGGCAACCGGTCCAATGTGGTTCCCCGGGCTTTGATCTTGCATGCACCAACGACAACCAGACACTACTTCAGATGCCATCATCATCTAAGCTCTTTGTTACAGAGATTAACTACAAATCACAGACAATTGAAGCAGAACTTGCACCTGATTGCTTGGACGGAGACATTTTCGACCTTGGTTCTTCTTCTACCTTTAAATATGTAGGCAACGCAAGCTTGTTCAGTTGCCCACCATCAACTGTGAGAGATCAATATATTACAGCATATCCCTACAAGTACAATTCTCGTTGTCTGGCAAGATTGAGCCCTTGCCATGGTAATCCAGGCAACCAAATTTTTGCTTTTAGGACAGGTTGTTGTTCTATTGATAACATTCCCTTGGTGTCTTGTACCAAGGTGCATGACTACTTAGATTATCTTGCATACACAGATGACTATATATTTGGCAATATATATTCACGCGTGTCTCTCTACTGGTCCATACCATCTTGTAAATTCCATTGTAAAGAAAAGGGCGAGCTATGTCGATTCACAAATCAGACAGATCCTCAAATTCAATGCTTGGATAGACCCAAAGCCAGAGCAG GGAAGAAACGATTTGAATTTTCAATTACATTAG GTCATGTCATAGTATGTATCGGACTTTTTATCGTAGTTACTCATATTCTTATATCGACTGGAGCAATAATCAGCTATCCCTTTTGCACTAAAAGACAAGAAAATCAGCTGAGAATTAAAAGATTTTTGGATGACTACAGAGCTCTTAAGCTAAGCAGATATTCTTATGCAGATATTAAGAGGATAACGGAGCAGTTCAAGGAGAAGCTGGGTCAAGGGGCCTATGGAACTGTCTTTAAAGGTAAACTTTCCTCTGAATTACTTGTTGCTGTGAAAATCCTCAACAATTCAAATGAGAAAGGGGAAGATTTTATTAATGAAGTGGGCACAATGAGTCAAATCCACCATGTCAATGTGGTACGCTTGGTTGGTTACTGTGCTGATGGCTTTATACGAGCTCTTGTTTATGAATTCTTACCAAACGGTCCACTCCAGAATTTCTTATCATCAGCAGATAATGAGAGTTCGTTCCTTGGTTGGGATAAGTTGCAACATATTGCTTTAGGTATAGCCAAAGGAATTGAATATATTCACCAAGGTTGTGAACAACAAATCCTCCACTTTGACATCAAACCCCATAATGTGTTGCTAGACCATGATTTCACTCCAAAAGTTTCCGATTTTGGTTTAGCCAAGTTGTGCTCTAAGGATCAAAGCACGGTATCCATGACTGCAGCGAGGGGAACCATGGGCTACATTGCACCAGAAGTCTTCTCTAGGAACTTCGGTAAGGTGTCATATAAGGCAGATGTCTATAGTTTTGGAACATTG GCAGATGTCTATAGTTTTGGAACATTGCTTCTTGAAATGGTTGGGGGCAGAAAGAATTTTAAAGTTATGGAAGGCTCCACCAGCCAGGTCTACTTCCCAGAATGGATCTATAACCTCTTAGAACAAGGGAACGACCTTCGCATCCATATTGGAGACGAAGGAAATGTTGAAATTGCTAAGAAACTTGCGGTTGTGGGTCTATGGTGCATCCAATGGCATCCAATAGACCGTCCTTCCATGAAAACAGTAGTTCAAATGTTGGAAAGGGAAGGTGACAATCTGACCATGCCTCCTAATCCTTTTGCCTCTACTTCATCTTTGAGTTGA
- the LOC112164975 gene encoding rust resistance kinase Lr10 isoform X2, translating into MKIIRFITSRILYLLPSLSNYRYYHFDMDYQLLLVSVVIYSGVFQAVKLSFGLPFITALLIYKWRRRHFSMYDNIEDFLQSDNNLMPVRYSYSEIKKMASGFKDKLGEGGFGTVYKAKLRSGRLVAIKILSKSKTNGQDFINEVATIGRIRHVNVVRLIGFCVDHSNRALIYDFMSNGSLDKYIFSQQSAISLSCEKIFEIAVGVARGIQYLHQGCNMRILHFDLKPHNILLDENFTAKISDFGLARLYPLDNSIVSLTAARGTIGYMAPELFYKNIGGVSYKADVYSFGMLMLEMAGRRKNLNAAIDHSSEFSQIYFPTWVSDQLNQGKEIEIGDATEDEMKIIKKMIIVASWCIQMKPIERPSMSKVVQMLEGEIESLQIPPKPYLYPQQITVDDVEDNLSATHASRMTESTELNLSADAN; encoded by the exons ATGAAGATCATAAGATTCATCACATCCAGAATCCTATACCTCT TGCCATCTCTATCTAACTACCGTTATTATCATTTCGACATGGATTACCAGCTGCTTCTGGTCTCTGTGGTCATTTACAGCG GAGTGTTCCAAGCAGTGAAACTATCCTTTGGCCTTCCATTTATAACTGCATTACTAATATACAAATGGCGAAGGAGGCACTTCTCAATGTATGACAATATAGAAGACTTTCTGCAGAGTGACAATAATCTCATGCCAGTAAGGTACTCTTACTCAGAAATCAAAAAGATGGCTAGCGGATTCAAGGACAAATTGGGTGAAGGAGGCTTTGGCACCGTGTACAAGGCAAAGCTCCGCAGTGGTCGCCTTGTGGCCATCAAGATTTTGAGCAAGTCCAAAACTAATGGGCAAGATTTTATCAATGAGGTTGCTACTATCGGAAGGATTCGCCATGTTAACGTGGTGCGACTTATAGGCTTCTGTGTTGACCATTCAAACCGTGCACTTATTTATGATTTCATGTCAAATGGCTCTCTTGACAAGTACATTTTTTCTCAGCAAAGTGCTATCTCCTTAAGCTGTGAGAAAATATTTGAGATTGCAGTTGGAGTGGCTCGTGGAATCCAGTATCTCCATCAAGGATGTAACATGCGAATTTTGCATTTTGACCTCAAGCCTCACAACATTCTTCTTGACGAGAATTTTACTGCCAAGATTTCTGATTTTGGATTAGCAAGGCTATACCCATTGGATAACAGCATTGTGTCTTTGACTGCAGCAAGAGGAACCATAGGATATATGGCTCCAGAGTTATTCTACAAAAACATTGGAGGTGTATCATACAAAGCAGATGTGTATAGTTTTGGTATGCTAATGTTGGAAATGGCTGGTAGAAGGAAGAACTTGAATGCAGCCATAGATCATTCAAGCGAATTTAGCCAAATCTACTTTCCTACATGGGTTTCTGATCAATTGAATCAAGGGAAGGAGATCGAAATCGGAGATGCCACTGAAGATGAAATGAAAATCATTAAGAAGATGATCATAGTGGCATCGTGGTGCATACAAATGAAGCCTATTGAACGCCCTTCAATGAGCAAAGTAGTACAAATGCTTGAAGGAGAAATTGAGAGCCTCCAAATACCTCCAAAGCCTTA